Proteins from a single region of Demequina sp. NBRC 110054:
- the hemC gene encoding hydroxymethylbilane synthase → MHLRLGTRGSALAMTQSGHVADAIVAAAAARGIEAEVELDIVTTHGDTSRASLVGLSQTGVFVNALRDHLLDGGCDLLVHSLKDIPVEPADGLDIAAIPLREDPRDALCTTGPSLDELPVGARVGTGSPRRAAQLRRARTDLEIVDIRGNVDTRLARIQDDLDAVVLAGAGLSRLGRLEEATELLPVDVMVPAPGQGALAVEIRQDADPMVRELVEALDDADTRASVIAERAALAVLEAGCSAPVGAYATVRDGELHLQLRVTNTAGSLQLNENTRGPATEASAVGRAAAHALLGRGAARLMGAR, encoded by the coding sequence ATGCACCTGAGACTCGGCACGCGCGGCAGCGCGCTCGCGATGACCCAGTCGGGTCACGTCGCCGACGCGATCGTCGCGGCCGCAGCCGCCCGGGGCATCGAGGCCGAGGTCGAGCTCGACATCGTCACGACTCACGGCGACACCTCGCGCGCCTCGCTCGTCGGCCTGTCTCAGACCGGTGTGTTCGTCAACGCGCTGCGAGACCACTTGCTCGACGGCGGCTGCGATCTGCTCGTGCACTCGCTCAAGGACATCCCCGTCGAGCCCGCGGACGGTCTCGACATCGCGGCGATCCCTCTGCGCGAGGACCCGCGCGACGCGCTGTGCACGACCGGTCCGTCGCTCGACGAGCTTCCCGTCGGAGCCCGCGTCGGCACGGGCTCGCCGCGCCGCGCGGCGCAGCTGCGCCGCGCACGCACCGATCTCGAGATCGTCGACATCCGCGGCAACGTGGACACGCGGCTCGCGCGGATCCAGGACGACCTCGACGCCGTGGTGCTCGCGGGCGCGGGGCTGAGCCGACTCGGTCGGCTCGAGGAGGCGACCGAGCTGCTCCCCGTGGACGTGATGGTGCCCGCGCCGGGACAGGGCGCGCTCGCGGTCGAGATCCGGCAGGACGCGGACCCCATGGTGCGCGAGCTCGTCGAGGCGCTCGACGATGCAGACACGCGGGCCTCGGTCATCGCCGAGCGCGCCGCCCTCGCGGTGCTCGAGGCAGGCTGCTCCGCTCCCGTCGGCGCCTACGCGACCGTGAGGGACGGCGAGCTGCACCTCCAGCTGAGAGTCACCAACACCGCCGGCTCCCTCCAGCTCAACGAGAACACCCGCGGTCCGGCCACCGAGGCCTCCGCGGTCGGCCGCGCGGCCGCCCACGCACTGCTGGGACGCGGCGCCGCGCGCCTGATGGGAGCGCGATGA
- a CDS encoding MFS transporter — MTALPPVAPSGAPRWRLPDSARSPHPAAVLAGFVVAGLGIGLTQGGASAVIQDQVRTLDTSVDMIGYTIMAYALGVVIGAPLLMVGLAGWGRRRLLITMSAAFVVTSALTALAPDVWSLLVIRFLAGLPHGALLGTAAYVGMLAVGREKRGSAIATIMYGLTAATVIGVPAMQWGSETFGWRTMYWGVAVVGLAGLALIWAYAPRVPGTKGTTFTGELSTLRGRPLWMSFLIIVAGFAGLGAVQSYMVPLLEDTNGFSPTAVTVTLALFGIGMTVGATAGGWLTDKGTLLAARVGLFGLATSLLLLGLFGDTGWPTVVFLVALGAFVQVFSQASQTRLMDVIHASPSLGAALSHSALNAATVLGSGLGAVLIALGLGYLAPAWLAFLGAVVAIVLVMGSGFRDVDPAR; from the coding sequence GTGACCGCCCTCCCGCCGGTCGCGCCCTCGGGCGCGCCCCGGTGGAGGCTTCCCGACAGCGCGCGCTCGCCGCATCCGGCGGCGGTGCTCGCGGGCTTCGTCGTCGCGGGGCTCGGCATCGGTCTGACCCAGGGCGGCGCGTCCGCAGTCATCCAGGACCAGGTCAGGACGCTCGACACCTCGGTCGACATGATCGGCTACACGATCATGGCTTACGCGCTCGGCGTCGTGATCGGGGCGCCGCTGCTCATGGTCGGCCTCGCGGGATGGGGTCGCAGGCGGCTGCTGATCACGATGTCCGCGGCGTTCGTCGTGACCTCCGCGCTCACCGCGCTCGCGCCCGACGTCTGGTCGCTGCTCGTGATCCGCTTCCTCGCGGGGCTGCCGCATGGCGCGCTGCTCGGCACGGCCGCCTACGTGGGCATGCTGGCCGTCGGACGCGAGAAGCGCGGCAGCGCGATCGCGACCATCATGTACGGGCTCACCGCGGCGACCGTCATCGGGGTGCCCGCGATGCAGTGGGGGTCAGAGACGTTCGGGTGGAGGACGATGTACTGGGGCGTGGCCGTGGTCGGGCTTGCGGGGCTCGCGCTCATCTGGGCCTATGCGCCGCGCGTGCCCGGTACCAAGGGGACGACGTTCACCGGAGAGCTGTCGACCCTGAGGGGACGCCCGCTGTGGATGTCGTTCCTCATCATCGTCGCGGGCTTCGCGGGTCTCGGCGCCGTCCAGTCGTACATGGTGCCGCTGCTCGAGGACACGAATGGCTTCAGCCCCACGGCGGTCACCGTCACGCTGGCCCTGTTCGGCATCGGGATGACCGTGGGCGCCACCGCGGGAGGCTGGCTCACCGACAAGGGCACCCTCCTCGCGGCGCGTGTGGGGCTGTTCGGGCTCGCGACATCGCTGCTGCTGCTCGGCCTGTTCGGGGACACCGGCTGGCCGACCGTGGTCTTCCTGGTCGCGCTCGGAGCCTTCGTGCAGGTCTTCAGCCAGGCCTCGCAGACCCGGCTCATGGACGTCATCCACGCCTCGCCGTCGCTCGGGGCGGCGCTGTCGCACTCGGCGCTCAACGCGGCGACCGTGCTCGGGTCGGGCCTCGGCGCGGTGCTGATCGCGCTCGGTCTCGGCTATCTCGCGCCCGCGTGGCTCGCGTTCCTCGGCGCCGTCGTTGCGATCGTGCTCGTCATGGGGTCCGGCTTCCGCGACGTGGACCCCGCGCGGTGA
- a CDS encoding copper resistance CopC family protein, translated as MRTSMLRSTLALVVALAVLLPGSAAYAHTSLVGTDPEDGDVLTELEQVTLEFSGAVLDLGTTLALVKDDERIELEPEFPAENTVTAQVPALTDGEWSLVFRVVAEDGHPLEGQVDFAFVEVAVTTAEPTAEPSASASSTPRAEATVASSASPTPIAAAVTSASAEPTASATPVEAEGDRTGGWARLIGVAVLIAVATAVIVWVRRRGDDAVAGGAESPGSGDAELETDADTDGGPAEPGVR; from the coding sequence ATGAGGACCTCCATGCTTCGTTCGACTCTCGCGCTCGTGGTCGCGCTCGCCGTGCTGCTTCCCGGCAGCGCCGCGTACGCCCACACGTCGCTCGTCGGCACCGATCCGGAGGACGGCGACGTGCTCACCGAGCTCGAGCAGGTCACGCTCGAGTTCTCCGGCGCGGTGCTCGACCTCGGCACGACGCTCGCGCTCGTGAAGGACGATGAGCGCATCGAGCTCGAGCCCGAGTTCCCCGCTGAGAACACCGTGACGGCCCAGGTGCCTGCTCTGACGGACGGCGAATGGTCGCTCGTGTTCCGCGTCGTCGCCGAGGACGGGCACCCTCTCGAGGGTCAGGTCGATTTCGCCTTCGTGGAAGTGGCGGTCACGACGGCGGAGCCGACCGCCGAACCCTCCGCGAGCGCGTCGTCGACGCCCCGTGCCGAGGCAACCGTCGCATCGTCCGCGTCCCCCACCCCGATCGCCGCCGCGGTGACCTCCGCGTCCGCCGAGCCGACCGCGTCGGCGACGCCGGTCGAGGCCGAGGGAGACCGCACCGGAGGCTGGGCGCGGCTGATCGGGGTCGCGGTGCTCATCGCCGTCGCGACGGCGGTCATCGTGTGGGTGCGCAGGCGCGGGGACGATGCGGTGGCGGGCGGGGCCGAGTCTCCCGGGTCGGGAGACGCCGAGCTTGAGACCGACGCGGACACCGACGGCGGACCCGCCGAGCCAGGTGTGAGGTGA
- a CDS encoding glycosyltransferase family 1 protein yields the protein MKVALVAESFLPHNNGVTNSLLRVIEHLTLRGDEAIVIAPESRGARGPVHYGVASITRLPAMGWPGYHDVRVALSGTGRLSRILEDYSPDVVHLASPFVLGWTAVKAAQDLGLPTVAVYQTEVPSYADRYRMGWGEGILWNRVRNIHQRADLNLVPSTYAMRQLEQLGVEQLRLWPRGVDAARFNPAKRSATLRSQWAPDGEIVVGYVGRLAAEKQVEDLGRLASIPGIKVVIVGEGPSRPKLEAMLPDAVFTGFLSGEELAQATASFDLFVHCGELETFCQTIQEALASGVPVIAPRRGGPIDLVNHGETGFLYTPGRLDEMVDYVRLLVDNDEQRLRYGNHARVSVEGRTWAKVCEQLMGLYAEAIQSRAVLPDRPWDWADEEVVR from the coding sequence ATGAAGGTAGCGCTGGTCGCCGAGTCGTTCCTGCCGCACAACAACGGCGTGACGAACTCGCTGCTCCGTGTCATCGAACACCTCACCCTGCGGGGCGACGAGGCGATCGTGATCGCCCCCGAGTCGCGCGGCGCGCGCGGCCCGGTCCACTACGGGGTCGCGTCCATCACGCGCCTTCCCGCGATGGGCTGGCCCGGGTACCACGACGTCAGGGTCGCGCTCTCGGGCACGGGACGGCTGTCGCGCATCCTCGAGGACTACTCCCCCGACGTCGTTCACCTCGCGAGCCCGTTCGTGCTCGGCTGGACCGCCGTCAAGGCGGCGCAGGACCTGGGCCTGCCGACCGTGGCGGTCTACCAGACCGAGGTGCCGTCCTACGCGGACCGCTATCGCATGGGATGGGGCGAGGGCATCCTGTGGAACCGCGTGCGCAACATCCACCAGCGCGCGGACCTCAACCTGGTGCCCTCGACGTACGCGATGCGGCAGCTCGAGCAGCTGGGTGTCGAGCAGCTGCGGCTGTGGCCGCGTGGCGTCGACGCCGCACGGTTCAACCCCGCCAAGCGCTCGGCGACGCTGCGCTCGCAGTGGGCGCCGGATGGCGAGATCGTCGTCGGCTACGTCGGCAGGCTCGCCGCGGAGAAGCAGGTCGAGGACCTCGGGAGGCTCGCGTCGATCCCCGGCATCAAGGTCGTGATCGTCGGCGAGGGCCCCTCGCGCCCCAAGCTCGAGGCGATGCTCCCTGACGCGGTGTTCACGGGCTTCCTCAGCGGCGAGGAGCTCGCCCAGGCGACCGCATCGTTCGACCTCTTCGTGCACTGCGGGGAGCTCGAGACGTTCTGCCAGACCATCCAGGAGGCGCTCGCCTCGGGTGTGCCCGTGATCGCTCCTCGCCGGGGCGGCCCGATCGACCTGGTGAATCACGGCGAGACCGGCTTCCTCTACACGCCCGGCCGTCTCGACGAGATGGTCGACTACGTGCGGCTGCTCGTCGACAACGACGAGCAGCGGCTCCGCTACGGGAACCACGCGCGCGTGTCCGTCGAGGGTCGCACGTGGGCCAAGGTCTGCGAACAGCTGATGGGGCTCTACGCCGAGGCGATCCAGAGCCGCGCCGTCCTGCCCGACCGCCCGTGGGACTGGGCGGACGAAGAGGTGGTGCGCTGA
- a CDS encoding glycosyltransferase, translated as MRIAHIANFYGPTSGGLRTAMHALGRGYVERGHKVLLVVPGAEDTDELTEYGRRITLQSPILPLSGGYRVISRLRELRGILRGFRPDVLEVSDRTTLRSLGGWAAREGIPSVFFSHERADGILAANLPEALGARLPLESMADWHNRGTARRFTTIVSTTAYAAEEFDRIGVPVERVPLGVDLETFRPSRHDEAVRSELASRDETLLLMASRLSSEKRPDLAIDAVRLLAERGMPVRLVCAGGGALDAQIRARAQGAPIDFLGFVSGRDRFATLLASADAVIAPGPIETFGLAALESLASGTPVVVNAASALPEVVAEAGVAAKGSPKEFADAIATLLSRPAEERRRTARSRAEQLPWSATIDRMLAIHRGAKERVSG; from the coding sequence ATGCGCATCGCGCACATCGCGAACTTCTACGGGCCCACGTCCGGGGGCCTGCGCACCGCGATGCACGCGCTCGGCCGGGGCTATGTCGAGCGCGGCCACAAGGTGCTGCTCGTGGTGCCCGGCGCCGAGGACACCGACGAGCTGACCGAGTACGGACGACGCATCACGCTCCAGAGCCCGATCCTGCCCCTGAGCGGCGGGTACCGGGTGATCTCGCGGCTTCGCGAGCTGCGCGGCATCCTGCGCGGCTTCCGTCCCGACGTGCTCGAGGTGTCGGACCGTACGACGCTGCGCTCGCTCGGAGGATGGGCGGCCCGCGAGGGCATCCCGTCGGTGTTCTTCTCCCACGAGCGCGCGGACGGCATCCTCGCCGCGAACCTCCCCGAGGCGCTCGGCGCACGGCTCCCCCTCGAGTCGATGGCTGACTGGCACAACCGCGGCACCGCGCGACGATTCACGACGATCGTGTCGACCACCGCCTACGCGGCCGAGGAGTTCGACCGCATCGGCGTCCCTGTCGAGCGGGTGCCACTCGGCGTCGACCTGGAGACCTTCCGGCCATCGCGCCACGACGAGGCGGTGCGCTCCGAGCTGGCCTCGCGCGACGAGACGCTCCTGCTGATGGCCTCGCGCCTGTCCTCGGAGAAGCGGCCCGACCTCGCGATCGATGCGGTGCGCCTGCTCGCGGAACGCGGCATGCCCGTGCGCCTGGTGTGCGCGGGCGGCGGCGCGCTCGACGCACAGATCCGCGCGCGAGCTCAGGGGGCGCCGATCGACTTCCTCGGATTCGTGTCGGGGCGCGACCGCTTCGCGACCCTGCTCGCGAGCGCCGACGCGGTGATCGCCCCCGGCCCGATCGAGACCTTCGGCCTCGCGGCGCTCGAGTCGCTCGCCTCGGGCACGCCCGTCGTCGTCAACGCCGCGTCCGCGCTGCCCGAGGTGGTCGCCGAGGCGGGCGTCGCCGCCAAGGGCTCGCCCAAGGAGTTCGCGGACGCGATCGCCACGCTGCTCTCGCGCCCCGCGGAGGAGCGCCGACGCACGGCGCGGAGCCGCGCGGAGCAGCTGCCATGGTCGGCCACGATCGACCGGATGCTCGCGATCCATCGCGGAGCGAAGGAGCGGGTCTCGGGCTGA
- a CDS encoding GDSL-type esterase/lipase family protein, which yields MHGPVVVALGDSITYGVGDGTQRPETVTEVPIGWAAHVAHALGASRFTNLASNGARARHLARSQVPTALMARPDLVLMTVGGNDVLRGDFDPEGIQRDVADALERLTRPGRSVVLLSLDRIGLFDLVGGPIADVMARRIGAANAALRLAAAGTGAVVVDGAAAIAPSGKRGWHIDRVHPSAIGHRALAQHVIDRLGGDVAPVASLLPPPPSPALADRLWWLARHGTPWVAKRSRDLIPQVAAMVTHEVLEERRRGRSATA from the coding sequence ATGCACGGTCCAGTGGTGGTGGCTCTGGGGGACTCGATCACCTATGGCGTCGGCGACGGCACGCAGAGGCCCGAGACCGTCACCGAGGTGCCGATCGGATGGGCCGCTCACGTCGCTCATGCGCTCGGTGCCTCGCGTTTCACGAATCTCGCGTCGAACGGGGCGCGCGCGAGGCATCTCGCGAGGAGCCAGGTCCCGACCGCGCTCATGGCGCGGCCCGACCTGGTGCTGATGACCGTCGGCGGCAACGACGTGCTGCGCGGCGACTTCGATCCGGAGGGCATCCAGCGCGACGTCGCGGACGCCCTCGAGCGGCTGACGCGCCCTGGCCGCTCGGTGGTGCTCCTCTCACTCGACCGCATCGGGCTGTTCGATCTGGTCGGAGGGCCGATCGCGGACGTGATGGCGCGACGCATCGGCGCGGCCAACGCGGCACTGCGGCTCGCGGCGGCCGGAACCGGGGCTGTGGTCGTGGATGGCGCCGCGGCGATCGCGCCGAGCGGCAAGCGCGGCTGGCACATCGACCGGGTGCACCCGTCGGCGATCGGCCATCGCGCGCTCGCGCAGCACGTGATCGACAGGCTCGGGGGCGACGTCGCGCCCGTCGCGAGTCTCCTGCCCCCGCCTCCATCTCCCGCGCTCGCGGACCGGCTGTGGTGGCTCGCCCGCCATGGCACCCCGTGGGTCGCCAAGAGGTCGCGCGACCTCATCCCGCAGGTCGCGGCGATGGTCACGCACGAGGTGCTCGAGGAGAGGCGCAGGGGCCGCAGCGCGACCGCGTGA
- a CDS encoding TetR/AcrR family transcriptional regulator — translation MVDTTGSPGAAEPPARGHSRGSAREHILATATALIAARGMDAVTMADVAAACAIAPSALEHQYPSKEDLLTAVLARRDEVTERKHGTADAPGRRILTEIVRHAEDNAGVRNIVQAFAMIVARGTDDTHPAHDYFQVRYVAVHEQWVRTFLDLKEAGELRDGVDPAVAARQTTALMDGLQIQWLYDERVDMAADLRCFFDSLLLRPLEG, via the coding sequence ATGGTCGACACGACCGGCTCGCCCGGTGCGGCCGAGCCGCCAGCCCGCGGTCACTCGAGAGGGAGTGCGCGGGAGCACATCCTCGCGACCGCGACCGCGCTCATCGCCGCGCGGGGCATGGATGCCGTGACCATGGCGGACGTGGCCGCAGCGTGCGCGATCGCGCCCTCGGCCCTTGAGCATCAGTACCCGAGCAAGGAGGACCTCCTTACGGCGGTGCTGGCGAGGCGCGACGAGGTGACCGAGCGCAAGCACGGCACGGCCGATGCGCCGGGGCGGCGGATCCTGACCGAGATCGTGCGGCACGCGGAGGACAACGCGGGCGTGAGGAACATCGTGCAGGCCTTCGCGATGATCGTTGCCCGTGGCACCGACGACACGCATCCCGCGCACGACTACTTCCAGGTGCGTTACGTCGCGGTGCACGAGCAGTGGGTGAGGACCTTCCTCGACCTCAAGGAGGCGGGCGAGCTGCGAGACGGAGTCGACCCGGCCGTGGCGGCGCGGCAGACGACTGCGCTGATGGACGGTCTGCAGATCCAGTGGCTCTACGACGAGCGTGTCGACATGGCTGCGGACCTGCGCTGCTTCTTCGATTCGCTGCTGCTGCGCCCGCTCGAGGGGTAG
- a CDS encoding glycoside hydrolase family 3 N-terminal domain-containing protein, which translates to MTTPAYLDPARTTPERVADLVSRMTLPEKVGQMMQMHTYDGVDHLVEEWHVGSILHASPESLTRAHALADASRLGIPLLVGEDCIHGHSFFEGATIFPTQLGMAASFDADLLERVGRATAREVSTTGIHWTFSPVLCIARDLRWGRVSETFGEDPWLIGELASALFRGYQGDGAGDREGILATAKHFAAYSETQGGRDASEADVSQRKLRSWYLPPFERVAREGCRTFMLGYQAIDGTPITINDWLLNDVLRGEWGYDGMLITDWDNVGNLVREQRLFPDYAEASAAAVNAGNDMIMTTPDFFTGAQEAVARGLLDEARIDEAVARILTVKFDLGLFEDQRRPDLARQAEVIACDEHTALNLEVARRSIVVLENDGVLPLNRDEVGRIVVVGPNADDPDVTLGDWAGASGQADWLMHGHPRAQIVTPLDGLRASAGDDIEIAHELGAEILTTEPDPAGGYFDDGQPRAQIVIPREPDDALIDAAVAQAEASDVCIAVVGDRGELVGEAKSTATLELLGGQIAMLDALADTGTPLVVVLMASKPHVLPASVHAMASAIVWAANPGMQGGTALAEVLFGDVEPSGRLPISFARHVGQQPTFYNQIDAQHGVRYADLTQEPAWVLGHGLSYTTVSYSGLTVLSPEVSVDGTVHAEVTVANTGARPALETVQVYVRDVNTSATWADRELKAVRQVELSPGESVRVALELPVSACTIVDARGHRVVEPGEFTLLVGPSSRRSDLLTATFHVVVDATAAASGS; encoded by the coding sequence ATGACCACCCCCGCCTACCTGGATCCCGCGCGCACCACTCCTGAGCGCGTTGCCGACCTCGTCTCCCGCATGACACTTCCCGAGAAGGTCGGGCAGATGATGCAGATGCACACCTACGACGGCGTGGATCACCTGGTCGAGGAGTGGCACGTCGGGTCCATCCTGCACGCGTCGCCCGAGAGCCTGACCCGCGCGCACGCGCTCGCCGACGCCTCGCGCCTGGGAATCCCGCTGCTCGTGGGCGAGGACTGCATCCACGGGCACTCGTTCTTCGAGGGCGCGACGATCTTCCCCACCCAGCTCGGCATGGCGGCGAGCTTCGACGCCGACCTCCTCGAGCGCGTGGGACGCGCCACGGCGCGCGAGGTGTCGACGACGGGCATCCACTGGACCTTCTCCCCCGTGCTGTGCATCGCGCGCGACCTCCGGTGGGGCCGCGTGTCCGAGACGTTCGGCGAGGACCCGTGGCTGATCGGCGAGCTCGCGTCCGCGCTGTTCCGCGGCTACCAGGGAGACGGCGCTGGCGACCGCGAGGGGATCCTCGCGACGGCGAAGCACTTCGCCGCCTACTCGGAGACCCAGGGAGGCCGCGATGCGTCGGAGGCCGACGTCTCGCAGCGCAAGCTCCGCTCGTGGTACCTGCCGCCCTTCGAGCGCGTCGCGCGCGAGGGCTGCCGCACCTTCATGCTCGGCTACCAGGCGATCGACGGCACGCCGATCACGATCAACGACTGGCTGCTGAACGACGTGCTGCGCGGTGAATGGGGCTACGACGGCATGCTCATCACCGACTGGGACAACGTGGGCAACCTCGTGCGCGAGCAGCGACTCTTCCCCGACTACGCCGAGGCCTCCGCAGCCGCGGTCAACGCGGGCAACGACATGATCATGACGACGCCCGACTTCTTCACCGGGGCGCAGGAGGCCGTCGCACGCGGACTGCTCGACGAGGCGAGGATCGACGAGGCCGTCGCCCGCATCCTCACCGTGAAGTTCGACCTGGGGCTCTTCGAGGACCAGCGCCGCCCCGACCTCGCCCGCCAGGCAGAGGTCATCGCGTGCGACGAGCACACCGCGCTCAACCTCGAGGTCGCGCGCCGCTCGATCGTCGTGCTCGAGAACGACGGCGTCCTGCCGCTGAATCGCGACGAGGTCGGCCGCATCGTGGTGGTCGGCCCGAACGCGGACGACCCCGACGTCACGCTCGGCGACTGGGCCGGCGCGTCCGGCCAGGCGGACTGGCTCATGCACGGTCACCCCCGGGCGCAGATCGTCACCCCGCTCGACGGCCTCCGCGCGAGCGCGGGCGACGACATCGAGATCGCGCACGAGCTCGGCGCGGAGATCCTCACCACCGAGCCCGACCCCGCCGGCGGCTACTTCGACGACGGTCAGCCGCGCGCCCAGATCGTCATCCCGCGCGAGCCCGACGACGCCCTCATCGACGCGGCGGTCGCGCAGGCCGAGGCCTCGGACGTGTGTATCGCGGTCGTCGGTGACCGCGGCGAGCTCGTGGGAGAGGCCAAGTCGACCGCGACGCTCGAGCTGCTCGGTGGCCAGATCGCGATGCTCGACGCGCTCGCCGACACCGGCACCCCGCTCGTCGTCGTCCTGATGGCCTCCAAGCCGCACGTCCTGCCCGCCTCGGTCCACGCGATGGCCTCGGCGATCGTCTGGGCCGCCAACCCCGGGATGCAGGGCGGCACCGCTCTCGCCGAGGTGCTGTTCGGCGACGTCGAGCCCTCGGGCCGACTGCCGATCTCCTTCGCGCGTCACGTCGGCCAGCAGCCGACCTTCTACAACCAGATCGACGCTCAGCACGGCGTCCGCTACGCCGATCTCACGCAGGAGCCCGCGTGGGTCCTGGGCCACGGACTGTCCTACACGACGGTGTCGTACTCGGGGCTCACGGTCCTGAGCCCCGAGGTGTCGGTCGACGGCACCGTCCACGCCGAGGTCACCGTCGCCAACACCGGAGCCAGGCCCGCGCTCGAGACCGTCCAGGTCTACGTGCGCGACGTGAACACGTCGGCGACGTGGGCGGATCGCGAGCTCAAGGCCGTGCGGCAGGTCGAGCTCTCCCCCGGCGAGTCCGTCCGCGTGGCGCTCGAGCTTCCCGTGAGCGCGTGCACGATCGTCGACGCGCGCGGCCACCGCGTGGTCGAGCCCGGTGAGTTCACCCTGCTGGTCGGCCCCTCGTCGCGCCGCAGCGACCTGCTGACCGCGACGTTCCACGTCGTGGTCGACGCGACCGCAGCCGCCTCCGGTTCGTAG
- a CDS encoding MFS transporter: MTTPTGAVPRHLSRARVGVSLVFFTNGIVLGGFAPRIPEIRAGLEISYGALGVAAAMWPVGALALGLLAAPLIRRFGSARLAAVTMIASAAVMLGAGVAPTVWLFGAALFLVGVTDAWVDVAQNAHGLQVQKLYRRSILNAFHALWSIGAVAGGLIGGACAGLGVSVPLQFTVTLAIVVVMNLVAYPMLLPHEPETVEDVDHAAGESAVPQHTPLTRIPLHTWGVLLALTVIAIGGGWVEDAASTWSASYMQDELATGAALAAFAFVAMQGSQFVGRLVGDGMVDRWGQRAVARVGGGLVALGMGLALAFPSPWGTVAGFAAAGFGVATLIPGAMHAADELPGLRAGTGLTILSWLLRLAFLVSPPLVGWIADQTSLRAGLTLVPVFGVLIVLLAGSMAPRKETAAAAA, from the coding sequence ATGACGACTCCGACCGGCGCGGTCCCGCGCCACCTGAGCCGCGCCCGCGTCGGCGTCTCCCTGGTGTTCTTCACCAACGGCATCGTGCTCGGCGGCTTCGCGCCGCGCATCCCGGAGATCCGCGCGGGGCTGGAGATCTCGTACGGCGCGCTCGGGGTCGCGGCCGCGATGTGGCCCGTGGGGGCGCTCGCCCTGGGCCTGCTCGCCGCCCCGCTGATCCGACGGTTCGGCTCGGCGCGCCTCGCGGCGGTGACGATGATCGCGAGCGCCGCCGTGATGCTCGGCGCCGGCGTGGCGCCCACGGTGTGGCTGTTCGGCGCGGCGCTGTTCCTCGTCGGCGTCACCGACGCGTGGGTCGACGTCGCCCAGAATGCCCATGGCCTGCAGGTGCAGAAGCTGTATCGCAGGTCGATCCTCAACGCGTTCCACGCGCTGTGGTCGATCGGAGCCGTCGCGGGCGGCCTCATCGGAGGCGCGTGCGCGGGGCTCGGGGTCTCGGTCCCGCTCCAGTTCACGGTGACGCTCGCGATCGTGGTGGTGATGAACCTCGTCGCGTACCCGATGCTCCTGCCGCATGAGCCCGAGACGGTCGAGGACGTCGATCACGCCGCGGGCGAGTCCGCGGTGCCCCAGCACACGCCCCTCACCAGGATCCCTCTGCACACCTGGGGCGTCCTGCTGGCCCTCACCGTCATCGCGATCGGCGGCGGATGGGTCGAGGACGCCGCCTCGACGTGGTCGGCGAGCTACATGCAGGACGAGCTCGCGACCGGCGCCGCCCTCGCCGCCTTCGCCTTCGTCGCGATGCAGGGCAGCCAGTTCGTCGGGCGGCTCGTGGGCGACGGCATGGTGGATCGGTGGGGTCAGCGCGCGGTCGCGCGCGTGGGCGGTGGCCTCGTCGCGCTCGGCATGGGCCTCGCGCTCGCCTTCCCCTCCCCGTGGGGCACGGTCGCGGGCTTCGCAGCGGCGGGCTTCGGCGTCGCGACGCTCATCCCCGGCGCGATGCATGCCGCCGACGAGCTCCCCGGCCTGCGGGCCGGCACCGGGCTCACGATCCTGTCGTGGCTGCTCAGGCTTGCGTTCCTCGTGTCGCCGCCGCTGGTCGGCTGGATCGCCGATCAGACCTCGCTGCGGGCCGGGCTCACGCTCGTGCCGGTCTTCGGCGTGCTGATCGTGCTGCTCGCGGGCTCGATGGCGCCGCGCAAGGAGACCGCCGCCGCGGCCGCGTGA